The following are encoded together in the Thermosipho japonicus genome:
- a CDS encoding Crp/Fnr family transcriptional regulator encodes MKQYIESIKNCSLFKDLNENEILEIIKNSKILTFEKDEVIKQRNDPIDEILILIEGETLGLFVNEDGRVIQIDHMIAPKTLAIATIFSSNPKYPVDVVAIKKCKILTLSKDILIHEMMKNEKILKNYLQNVSDTFIFITDRFYEITLKNLIQKVCSYLYDSFKKQKSKTIKLEISKTELAREFGVTRPALSRVFIELEKKGIIEMKGKNVKIKDLRYIEDYATYF; translated from the coding sequence TTGAAACAATACATAGAATCAATTAAGAATTGTAGCCTTTTTAAAGATTTAAATGAAAATGAAATTTTAGAAATTATAAAAAACTCCAAAATTTTAACATTTGAAAAAGATGAAGTAATAAAACAAAGGAATGATCCAATAGATGAAATACTAATTCTCATAGAAGGTGAAACATTGGGGTTATTTGTGAATGAAGACGGACGAGTTATACAAATAGATCATATGATAGCTCCAAAAACGCTTGCAATCGCAACGATATTTTCATCAAATCCAAAATATCCAGTTGATGTAGTAGCAATCAAAAAATGTAAAATTTTAACACTCTCCAAAGATATTCTCATTCATGAAATGATGAAAAACGAAAAAATATTAAAAAATTATCTACAAAATGTCTCTGACACATTTATATTTATTACCGATAGATTTTATGAGATAACACTCAAAAACCTTATTCAAAAGGTATGTTCATATCTTTATGACTCCTTTAAAAAACAAAAATCTAAAACTATAAAACTTGAAATCTCTAAAACCGAACTTGCAAGAGAATTTGGAGTAACTCGCCCTGCACTATCAAGAGTCTTTATTGAACTTGAAAAGAAAGGAATTATAGAAATGAAAGGAAAAAATGTAAAAATTAAAGATTTAAGATATATAGAAGACTATGCAACCTACTTTTAA
- the arcA gene encoding arginine deiminase, giving the protein MKVNVYSEVKKLKIVLLHRPGLELENIEPDLLEELLFEDIPYLKKAQQEHDYFAKALKDNGVEVKYVTDLLTNTLEKKGLKEQFVDEYLNLSEVKNEYILEALKEYLLAFETKEMVRKIIGGVRIDEFKLTKNSFSTVVHLNKQFYLLPLPNLYFQRDPVAFVGRGALINRMKTKARRRESLFMKYVLKYSDEFSNIPIYYDMNEPFSIEGGDVLVLSDKVLAIGISQRTDPEAIERVANKIFYESDESFDTILAINMPKKRAYMHLDTIFTMVSENKFLVHSKLETSLHVYVLKKNKDEIEVTEEDLQLEDVLKKYLERNDIELIKCGGDDEIAAKREQWNDGSNVLAISPGTVIAYERNYVTNQLLREKGINVIEIPSSELSRGRGGPRCMSMPICRE; this is encoded by the coding sequence ATGAAGGTAAATGTTTATTCTGAAGTAAAAAAATTAAAAATTGTGTTGCTTCATAGACCTGGATTGGAATTAGAAAACATCGAACCTGATTTATTAGAAGAGTTATTGTTTGAAGATATCCCATATTTAAAAAAGGCTCAACAAGAGCATGATTATTTTGCCAAGGCTTTGAAAGATAATGGTGTTGAGGTTAAATATGTTACAGATCTACTTACAAATACTTTAGAAAAAAAAGGATTAAAAGAACAGTTTGTGGATGAATATTTAAATCTTAGTGAGGTAAAAAATGAGTATATATTGGAGGCTTTAAAGGAATATTTGTTAGCTTTTGAAACAAAGGAAATGGTAAGAAAAATTATAGGAGGAGTAAGGATAGATGAATTTAAATTAACCAAAAACAGTTTTTCAACAGTTGTTCATTTAAATAAACAATTTTATCTTCTTCCACTTCCAAATCTTTATTTTCAAAGAGATCCTGTTGCTTTTGTGGGAAGAGGAGCGCTTATTAATAGAATGAAGACAAAGGCAAGAAGAAGAGAATCATTATTTATGAAGTATGTCTTAAAGTATAGTGATGAATTTAGTAATATTCCCATTTATTATGATATGAATGAACCGTTTTCCATAGAAGGTGGGGACGTTTTGGTATTGTCTGATAAAGTACTTGCTATTGGGATTTCACAGAGGACAGATCCGGAAGCTATAGAAAGAGTTGCAAATAAAATATTTTATGAGTCAGACGAAAGCTTTGATACTATACTTGCAATAAATATGCCGAAAAAGCGTGCATATATGCATCTTGACACTATCTTTACAATGGTTAGTGAAAATAAATTTTTAGTTCATTCAAAACTTGAAACCAGCTTGCATGTATATGTGTTAAAGAAAAATAAGGATGAAATTGAGGTTACAGAAGAAGATTTGCAGTTAGAAGATGTGCTAAAAAAATATCTTGAGAGAAATGATATTGAGCTTATTAAATGTGGAGGAGATGATGAAATAGCTGCAAAAAGAGAACAATGGAACGATGGTTCAAATGTTTTAGCAATAAGTCCTGGAACGGTTATAGCATATGAAAGAAATTATGTGACAAATCAGTTGTTAAGAGAAAAAGGAATTAATGTTATAGAAATTCCTTCAAGCGAGTTATCAAGAGGTCGTGGAGGGCCTAGATGTATGTCGATGCCAATCTGTAGAGAATAA